Below is a genomic region from Effusibacillus pohliae DSM 22757.
GTTCCACCGTTCGCAGATGCTGGCAAAACTGATGGAAACGAGAAAAGGGATTGCCGTCGCCGGCGCCCACGGCAAAACCACCACCACCTCGATGATCGCGTTTATTTTGCAGGAGGCGGACCGCCACCCCACCTATGTGATCGGCGGCGTCTTGACCAACGTCGGCGACAATGCAAAAGCGGGTTGCGGCGAATATCTGGTGGCGGAAGCGGATGAAAGCGACGGTTCGTTCATCCACTACCGGTCCTATTATGCGGTCGTGACCAACATCGAGGCGGACCATTTGGAAAACTACGGCGGAAGTTTTGAGCAGCTGAAGGACGGTTATCGCCGATTTATTGGCAATGTGGATCCGGCGGGGAAAATCGTCGCCTGCTGGGATGACCCGGTGGTCCGCGAGCTGCTGGCTGCTCATTCCGGAACCATCCTGAAATACGGCTTGCACTCCGCGACGGACGCTACCGCGGAGGAGATTGAGCTGCTGGAGCGGGGCTCCCGCTTCCAGATGGTTTGCGGCGGAAAGCGAATCGGACAATTGGAGCTGTCGATACCCGGCCGCCACAACATTTTGAATGCTTTGGCCGCCTCACTTGTCTGTCTGGACGCCGGTGTCGGGTTTGCCGATATCGCCGCTGCCCTGAAAAAATTCACCGGAGCCAAACGCCGTTACCAGGTCCACCTGGACACCCCGGAGTTGCTGGTGGTCGACGATTACGCCCATCACCCGACGGAGATCCGGGCGACGATTGCGGCGGCGAAAGCGAGCGGCCGGCGGGTGGTGGCGGTGTTCCAGCCGCAGCGTTACACGCGGACCTATTATCTGTTTAAAGAGTTCAGCCGCGCGTTTGCGGAAGCGGATGAGGTGATTCTGACCGACATCTACTCTCCTGCCGGCGAACAGCCAATCGACGGGGTGTCGGCAGAAAAACTGGCGACGCTCATCTCCGAAAACAGCGGTGTGCACACTGTTTATTGCCCAACGAAGGAGCAAGTGGTAGACTATCTGCTGAAGCATCTGCGGGATGGCGACCTGGTGCTGACGATGGGGGCCGGCGATATCTACAAAGTGGCGGAGCGGCTTGCCGCCGCAAGCGTGGTACCGTAACGCGAACGAATCGGGCCGGAAGCGAGGATTGGTGTCCGTTCTCGTTTATAATAAGAGAAATGGCGAAGCATGATGGAGGCGCGGGGATGGACGATTCTATCACCGTTGACGGCAAGACCATCCACGTGACCAAACCGGAGAAACTATTGTGGCCGGAGGCGGGGATCAGCAAACGGGATTACATCGAGTATCTGCTGGCGGTCTCCCCTTATCTGTTGCCGTACACAAAAGACCGGCTGCTGATGATGTGGCGCTACCCGGACGGTGTCGGCACGAAACGGATCGAAGAGAAAGCGGTGCCCGATTTTGCCCCTGATTGGATTCCCCGCGCTTTTTACAAGGACAAACACTGGATTTTGCTGAACGATGCCGCCACCCTGGCCTGGGTGGGGAATTACGCTGCATTGGAACTGCATGTTTCGTTCGACCGCTATTGGAAGAAGAATTATCCGACCGAATTGGTATTTGACCTCGATCCGGCCGACCCGGTCGACTTTGAGAGGGTGCTGGAAGTGGCCTTGCAATTGAAGGCTGTGTTGGACTCCCTGTCCCTCGTCAGCGTGGCCAAAATCTCCGGCGCCACCGATTTGCAGATTTATGTGCCGATCGATTGCCGCTATACGTTTGAAGAAACGCGCAAAATCAACAAATTCATCGCTGAATACATGGCCCGGCAAAACCCGCGCCGGATCACGCTGGAAAGAAACGTCAAAAAACGGGGCGGCAAATTGTATCTCGATTACCTGCAACTGTGGAAAGGCAGGACGATGCCGGCGCCGTACTCGGTCCGTACCCAAGCACGGGCGACCGTATCGATGCCTGTGACATGGGGAGAAGTGGAAAACGGCTTTGCTCCGTCCGATTTTACCATTCGCAACGCCGTGCAACGCATCCGGGAAAAAGGGGACCTGTTCAGCCCCCTGACTACGGACAAGCACAGTTACAACCAGGGATTGGACGAAATTCTGTCGTTCCTGGAGGCACATAGGAGGTAACCGGCTGCTTGGCCGCGGCACAAGACCGCGATGGCCCGAGCAAAGCCGACGATGGGCGGACGGTGCCGGCGTGTTTCCGTCCGCCAACAAAACCGTCAAGCCCGGACCAGGGACTGACGGTTTTGTTGCTTATGATTCTCCTTCCGTCTCTTTGTCGTTCAGTTGTTGTTCCTCTATCCGGTTGAACTTCTGCAACAACAGAATCGGGATCCCGGCCAACAGCAGCGCGGCTGCAACGCTTCCGATCACATCGAACCAGAGTGACGCCATATTCATCCCCCCTTATTTTCTTTATATTCGGAAGATTTTTTAAAATGAACCTCCGCTTTACTTTGCCGTTGCGTCAGGGTTTAAGATAAACGCGAGGAGGTTGCTGGCGATGAATGGCATGAAAATCAAGGAAATCGCAGAGAAACTGAAGATCTCGCCGCGAGCGATCCGATTTTATGAACAAAAGGGACTGATTGCTCCCGGCAAGCAAATGCACAACCAATACCGGACATTTTCGGAACGGGAGATCTGGCGGTTGCAAACGATCATTGCCTTGCGCGAGGTCGGCATGCCGATCGAGGAGATCAAAACGGTGCTGGCGCAGATTGAGCAAGGAGAGCAGGATGAGCTTCGATATTACCTGGAATTGCAGAGATCGGTGATGGTCAGCCAGTGGGTCGAAATGAAACAGATCATCGAAACCATCGACCGGATGATCGACCTGCTGCAACGAAACCGCTCGCTTGTCCTGGACGATCTGTACCGGTTGGCCGAAGGCTCGAGACGGCTGCGGGAGCTCCGGAAAAATTGGCGGGACCGGTGGAATTTTGACCGGCAAGCGGATTCCTACGACGAACGGGTGCGGAATCGACCGTATGATTACGAACAGGCACTCGATTTGACTGTTGAATGGATCGCGCCAAAACCGGGCGAATCCGGTTTGGATATCGGCACCGGAACAGGAAATCTGGCAGGGCGGTTTTTGGCCAAAGGGATTCGCATGGCGGGCATCGACCAATCAAAAGAGATGCTGAAACAATGCCGGCGCAAGCATCCCGGGATGGAAACCCGGCTGGGCAATTTTCTGGCGATTCCCTATCTGGACGGGCAATTCGATTTTGCGGTCACCAGTTTCGCGCTGCATCATCTGACGGACGAACAAAAGCTGCTGGCGCTGGAAGAAATGCGGCGGGTGTTGAAACCGCACGGGCGGATTTGCATTACCGATCTGATGTTCGAAAACGAACGGAAACGGGCCGAATATTTGGAAATGCTGCGCCAACAGGGAAACGTCGAAGCGATCCGGGCGATCGAAGACGAATATTATGCCGACCGGTCGCGGCTGCTCGATTGGTATGAGCGGCATGGATACAGGACGAGGCACAAACAAATCAGCGAGTTGCTGCACATCGTTTGCGCCGTTCCGGTTCAAGCGTGACGGTTGTCAGCACGAATTCGTACTCCTGGCGGTTCGCAGGAGACGACCGGGCCGCCATCCCGGAAAGGGGAGAAAAAAATGGACAAACAGCAACTGCAACAGCTTTATCTGCGGGCAGAGTATTATTGGGGAAAAGAGCCGAACCGGTTGGCCACAAGATTCCCCGATTTGGTCCCGGAAAACGAACGATCGGGCAAGAAACTGGTCGATCTGGGGGCCGGGGAAGGCCGCGACAGCGTATTTTTGGCGGAACAGGGGTTTGCGGTGTTGGCGGTGGACATCGCTCCTGCCGGTTTGGACAAGGCGCGCCGGTTGGCGGATGAAAGGAACGTGCGAATCGAGACGCTGGAAGCGGATGTGAATGACCTGATATTGCCCGAACTGGTCGATGTCCTGTACTCGATCGGAACGCTTCAGTATATTGAACCGCAAAACAGGCAGCGGCAATTCCGGCATTTCAAGCAGCGGACCGCACCCGGCGGCCTGCACGTACTGTTTGCGTTTGTGGAACATCCGGATGTGCAACCGGCGCCCGACTGGGGGCAAAACGAATATCTCTATGCAAGAGACGAACTGCAAAGCTATTACCGGGACTGGGAAACGGTTGATACTTATGAGTTTATTTTCGACTGCAATTCGAGCCATATTCCGCACCGTCACGCCGCCCGGGTGTTGATCGCCCGGAAGCCTGCCAGATAGACGAACCTAAAAAATCGTTGACAGAACCCATCAGGCAGGTATTATTAAAAATGAGAATCATTATCATCTTTTGGGGGTTTTGTCATGAAACGATTGGGCATTGGCCTGATGCTGGGATTATGCGGTTTTCTGGTGGCGGGATGCAGCGATGACGCCAAACCTGCCGTCAACAATACGGCCAACAAACAGGAGAAAGTATTTCATCTTTATGCCGGGGACGCGATGCAGGAGCTGGCGCCAGGGAAAACGCTGTATTCCTGGGGATTCGGTTTATGGGACGAGCAGAACAACAAACCGGCGTCGCCGCCTACCATACCGGGGCCCGAATTGCGCGTGCGGGAAGGTGATCATGTGAAGGTCGTGTTCCACAACAAGCAAAAAGAGCCGCATACGATCCATTTTCACGGGATCGACAACAGCTTCAACGGCGACGGAACGCCGGGCGTCAGCCAGGAAGAGGTAAAAACGGACGGTACGTTTACATATGAATTTGACGCCACGAAAGCGGGCACCTACTTCTACCACTGTCACGTCGAGCCGGACCGGCACCCGGAGATGGGACTGTACGGTGCTTTCATCGTCGAACCGAAGGAACAGAAAGCGAAGTATGACGGGGAATTCGTCCTGCTGCTGGGCGAGCGCGACCCGCTACTGAGCGTTGCGGAAGGCACGGAAGCCGGCAAATATGTCGGAACCGCAGCCGAACACGAAAAACTGGACGGCGAATATGATACGGCCGATCGCCATCCCAAATTTTTCACGATCAACGGCAAGATGGATCACGAGATTCCGCCTCTGCAGGTAAAAAAAGGGGGCAAGTACCTGATCCGCCTGATCAACGCCGGCAACGACGTCCATGCGATCCATACACACGGCCACCACTTTCAGGTGATCGCCAGCGACGGCCGGGACATCGCGCAGCCGGAAACGAAAGACACGGTGACGATTGGACCCGGAGAACGCTACGATCTGGTTTTGACCGCCGACAATCCGGGAGCTTGGCCGTTGCATTGCCATATCGGCCC
It encodes:
- the murC gene encoding UDP-N-acetylmuramate--L-alanine ligase, with amino-acid sequence MNQFQRVHFVGIGGYGMSAIARVMIDLGYQVSGSDIARQDATDRLEALGATVYIGHNRAHVAGADCVVYSTAVTKDNEELVAAREAGIPVFHRSQMLAKLMETRKGIAVAGAHGKTTTTSMIAFILQEADRHPTYVIGGVLTNVGDNAKAGCGEYLVAEADESDGSFIHYRSYYAVVTNIEADHLENYGGSFEQLKDGYRRFIGNVDPAGKIVACWDDPVVRELLAAHSGTILKYGLHSATDATAEEIELLERGSRFQMVCGGKRIGQLELSIPGRHNILNALAASLVCLDAGVGFADIAAALKKFTGAKRRYQVHLDTPELLVVDDYAHHPTEIRATIAAAKASGRRVVAVFQPQRYTRTYYLFKEFSRAFAEADEVILTDIYSPAGEQPIDGVSAEKLATLISENSGVHTVYCPTKEQVVDYLLKHLRDGDLVLTMGAGDIYKVAERLAAASVVP
- the ligD gene encoding non-homologous end-joining DNA ligase; protein product: MDDSITVDGKTIHVTKPEKLLWPEAGISKRDYIEYLLAVSPYLLPYTKDRLLMMWRYPDGVGTKRIEEKAVPDFAPDWIPRAFYKDKHWILLNDAATLAWVGNYAALELHVSFDRYWKKNYPTELVFDLDPADPVDFERVLEVALQLKAVLDSLSLVSVAKISGATDLQIYVPIDCRYTFEETRKINKFIAEYMARQNPRRITLERNVKKRGGKLYLDYLQLWKGRTMPAPYSVRTQARATVSMPVTWGEVENGFAPSDFTIRNAVQRIREKGDLFSPLTTDKHSYNQGLDEILSFLEAHRR
- a CDS encoding MerR family transcriptional regulator encodes the protein MKIKEIAEKLKISPRAIRFYEQKGLIAPGKQMHNQYRTFSEREIWRLQTIIALREVGMPIEEIKTVLAQIEQGEQDELRYYLELQRSVMVSQWVEMKQIIETIDRMIDLLQRNRSLVLDDLYRLAEGSRRLRELRKNWRDRWNFDRQADSYDERVRNRPYDYEQALDLTVEWIAPKPGESGLDIGTGTGNLAGRFLAKGIRMAGIDQSKEMLKQCRRKHPGMETRLGNFLAIPYLDGQFDFAVTSFALHHLTDEQKLLALEEMRRVLKPHGRICITDLMFENERKRAEYLEMLRQQGNVEAIRAIEDEYYADRSRLLDWYERHGYRTRHKQISELLHIVCAVPVQA
- a CDS encoding methyltransferase domain-containing protein produces the protein MDKQQLQQLYLRAEYYWGKEPNRLATRFPDLVPENERSGKKLVDLGAGEGRDSVFLAEQGFAVLAVDIAPAGLDKARRLADERNVRIETLEADVNDLILPELVDVLYSIGTLQYIEPQNRQRQFRHFKQRTAPGGLHVLFAFVEHPDVQPAPDWGQNEYLYARDELQSYYRDWETVDTYEFIFDCNSSHIPHRHAARVLIARKPAR
- a CDS encoding multicopper oxidase domain-containing protein, with the protein product MKRLGIGLMLGLCGFLVAGCSDDAKPAVNNTANKQEKVFHLYAGDAMQELAPGKTLYSWGFGLWDEQNNKPASPPTIPGPELRVREGDHVKVVFHNKQKEPHTIHFHGIDNSFNGDGTPGVSQEEVKTDGTFTYEFDATKAGTYFYHCHVEPDRHPEMGLYGAFIVEPKEQKAKYDGEFVLLLGERDPLLSVAEGTEAGKYVGTAAEHEKLDGEYDTADRHPKFFTINGKMDHEIPPLQVKKGGKYLIRLINAGNDVHAIHTHGHHFQVIASDGRDIAQPETKDTVTIGPGERYDLVLTADNPGAWPLHCHIGPHGTHGMHTFIVYEGFEDKMHGHALHQLDSIMHELAEIKQNLHDEQYDQLKAELGELSANFNKTKGALATKDQALANGIEATGAEIAKALTAAPDQKRLETLVNQLEEQLNKAQEILME